A DNA window from Melanotaenia boesemani isolate fMelBoe1 chromosome 6, fMelBoe1.pri, whole genome shotgun sequence contains the following coding sequences:
- the flcn gene encoding folliculin, protein MNALVALCHFCELHGPRTLFCTEALHPPSPDPLSQAGAPVPGDRDRDGDREGEGLTMRANSSATQRGEMCEGCRSLPASHPGFMSIDDETGIRFLSHQHPRQPQLFSVVRQACVRSLSCEVCPGREGPIFFGDEQHGFVFSHTFFIKDSLARGFQRWYSIVMVAMDRIYLINSWPFLLRHLKLTIQSLQSTALKVFDSEQGVCSQRAMRMNSVFSPAVFPHQRSGNAARSLTSLTQHPNLWASLHSSFSWLLKACGSRLTEKLLEGAPTEDTLVLIERQTEQEEEMSCWEGAEGGGPKSQRHQSDSTLGHDFLCDDSKLDELPGPKFRSLRHLRQVLGATDFRQLAWHVLMGNQVIWRGANPGLIQSAFTVLKTLLPVGCVRSVPYSSQYEEAYKCNFLGLSPDVPIPAHVSSSEFSVLVDVTSERSCQVSAASEDDICTLYQFTLSSANTQPTDRGPTLLNKLEVALSNENLSVDVVSHCLLCLKEEWMNKVKVLFKFSKVDGRGREDTQKVLALLGATGPGEEENVRLLKYWMTGLSKTYKSHLMMAVRGGERSPSQ, encoded by the exons ATGAATGCTCTGGTTGCACTGTGTCACTTCTGTGAGCTCCATGGTCCTCGGACACTATTCTGCACCGAGGCACTACACCCTCCATCCCCAGACCCCTTATCACAGGCAGGGGCTCCCGTGCCAGGGGACAGGGACAGAGATGGCGACAGGGAAGGTGAAGGACTGACCATGAGGGCCAACAGCTCAGCTACACAGAGAGGAGAAATGTGCGAG GGATGTAGGTCTCTTCCTGCCTCTCACCCAGGCTTTATGAGCATCGATGATGAAACAGGCATTCGCTTCCTGAGTCATCAGCACCCCAGGCAGCCCCAACTTTTTAGTGTGGTCCGTCAGGCTTGTGTACGCAGTCTCAGCTGTGAG GTGTGTCCAGGTCGTGAAGGACCAATTTTTTTCGGGGATGAGCAACATGGGTTTGTGttctcacacacattttttatcAAAGACAGCCTGGCTAGGGGGTTCCAGCGCTGGTACAGTATTGTTATGGTAGCCATGGACAGGATCTACCTCATCAACTCTTGGCCTTTCCTGTTACGGCATCTTAAGCTTACTATACAGAGCCTGCAAAGCACAGCTTTAAAG GTGTTTGACAGTGAGCAAGGAGTTTGTTCCCAGCGAGCTATGAGAATGAACAGCGTGTTTTCACCTGCAGTTTTCCCACACCAGAGGAGTGGCAATGCAGCCCGGTCACTAACTTCTCTCACTCAACATCCCAATCTCTGGGCCAGCCTGCACTCCTCCTTCAGCTG GTTGCTTAAGGCATGTGGGAGTCGTCTGACAGAGAAACTACTTGAAGGTGCCCCCACAGAGGACACTCTGGTCCTCATAGAAAGACAAACAG AGCAAGAGGAGGAAATGAGCTGCTGGGAGGGAGCAGAAGGAGGCGGGCCAAAGTCACAGCGCCACCAGTCAGACAGCACTCTGGGCCATGACTTCCTCTGCGATGACTCAAAATTAGACGAATTACCTGGTCCTAAGTTTAGGTCACTGAGACATTTACGACAG GTCCTTGGGGCAACTGACTTTCGACAGCTAGCGTGGCACGTGCTCATGGGAAATCAGGTCATATGGAGAGGCGCAAATCCCGGGCTCATCCAGTCAGCTTTTACAGTCCTCAAG ACTTTGCTCCCAGTAGGCTGTGTGCGTTCTGTACCATACAGCTCTCAGTATGAGGAGGCCTACAAATGCAACTTCCTGGGTCTCAGCCCTGATGTGCCAATCCCAGCCCACGTCAGCTCCTCAG AGTTTTCCGTGCTGGTGGATGTCacctcagagagaagctgtcaGGTCTCGGCTGCAAGTGAAGACGATATCTGCACTCTTTATCAGTTCACCCTGAGCAGCGCCAACACACAGCCTACAGACAGAG GTCCAACGTTGCTGAACAAGCTGGAGGTGGCCTTGTCTAACGAGAACTTGTCTGTGGACGTTGTGTCTCACTGCCTGCTGTGTTTAAAGGAAGAATGGATGAA TAAAGTCAAAGTGCTGTTCAAGTTCTCCAAAGTGGACGGTCGGGGGAGGGAAGACACCCAGAAGGTTCTTGCTCTACTTGGTGCCACGGGGCCTGGTGAGGAAGAAAATGTCAGGCTGCTCAAGTACTGGATGACTGGACTCAGCAAAACCTACAAGAGTCACTTAATGATGGCAGTCCGAGGAGGGGAGAGGAGCCCCAGCCAGTGA
- the grwd1 gene encoding glutamate-rich WD repeat-containing protein 1 yields the protein MSAPDEHTFADESGEVEEMGSDDDEGEDMDEEGADGEEEKKVYVPGIEPLPPGEELEMDRSAYRMYHECQTGAPCLSFDIIKDADGEGREQFPLSMLLCAGTQAETALKNRLLVMRMHNLHGTEKENEEEESSDEDSDDEEDADKKPQMELAMMPHYGGINRVRVTPYGQQSLAAVWSDKGQVEIFDLRSQLEAVHSSAAMAAFVQQQKEATALFSFSGHMSEGFAIDWSPKVPGRLVSGDCKKNIHVWEPREGGTSWQIDQRPFSSHSKSVEDLQWSPTEATVFASCSVDQSIRIWDIRAPPNSMLSANEAHSSDINVISWNKSEPFLLSGGDDGFLKVWDLRQFKTGRPVANFKQHSAPITSVEWNPVDSSVFAASGADDILSQWDLSVESCDVGARVEGVKDLPPQLLFLHQGQSEIKEIHWHPQMPGVMISTALSGFNVFKTISV from the exons ATGTCTGCTCCCGATGAACACACGTTTGCCGACGAAAGTGGTGAGGTGGAGGAGATGGGCAGTGATGACGACGAAGGAGAAGATATGGACGAAGAAGGAGCGGACggagaagaggagaagaaagtgTACGTCCCGGGGATTGAGCCGCTACCACCCGGAGAGGAGCTGGAAATGGACCGTTCCGCGTATCGCATGTACCACGAGTGTCAAACAG gAGCTCCGTGTCTAAGCTTTGACATCATTAAAGATGCAGACGGAGAAGGCAGGGAACAGTTTCCTCTATCCATGTTGCTCTGTGCAGGCACACAGGCTGAAACAGCTCTGAAGAACAG ACTTCTGGTGATGCGCATGCATAACCTTCATGGAACAGAGAAGgaaaatgaagaggaagaaagcaGCGATGAAGACAGTGATGACGAGGAGGATGCAGATAAGAAACCACAAATGGAATTGGCCATGATGCCTCATTATGGAGGGATTAACCGAGTTCGA GTGACTCCGTATGGACAGCAGTCCCTGGCTGCTGTGTGGTCTGACAAAGGACAGGTAGAAATATTTGACCTCCGATCTCAGCTGGAGGCCGTCCATAGTTCAGCTGCTATGGCCGCTTTCGTCCAACAGCAGAAGGAAGCCACAGCGCTCTTCAGTTTCTCTGGTCACATGAGTGAAGGCTTTGCAATAGACTGGTCACCCAAAGTACCTG GTCGTCTTGTCAGTGGGGACTGCAAAAAGAACATTCATGTGTGGGAGCCACGTGAAGGAGGGACTTCCTGGCAGATTGACCAACGGCCTTTCAGCTCCCACAGCAAGTCTGTGGAGGATCTGCAGTGGTCGCCTACTGAAGCTACA GTTTTTGCCTCTTGTTCTGTCGACCAGTCTATTCGTATCTGGGATATCCGCGCACCACCAAATTCGATGCTCTCAGCCAACGAAGCTCACTCGTCTGACATCAATGTAATCAGCTGGAACAAGAGCGAACCATTCCTTCTGTCAGGGGGTGATGATGGTTTTCTGAAAGTGTGGGACCTGCGGCAGTTTAAG ACTGGCCGTCCCGTGGCCAACTTCAAGCAGCACAGCGCTCCCATCACATCTGTGGAGTGGAACCCTGTGGACTCCAGCGTGTTTGCAGCCTCGGGAGCAGATGACATCTTAAGCCAGTGGGATCTTTCCGTGGAGTCATGCGATGTAGGTGCTAGGGTGGAGGGAGTCAAGGACCTACCCCCTCAGCTACTGTTCCTGCACCAGGGTCAGTCAGAGATTAAGGAGATCCACTGGCATCCACAAATGCCTGGCGTCATGATTTCCACGGCCCTGTCAGGGTTCAATGTGTTCAAGACAATATCTGTGTAg
- the cdc42ep5 gene encoding cdc42 effector protein 5 has translation MPLHKSSRAPRLDPTMISAPLGDFRHTMHIGRGGDTFGDTSFLSSLGPNSSVSEEGDSEVIPAADSEVAINHSDLYADAPGSPQNNQLQHSESVSSFTLDLDLDLGPSMLGDVLGVMDGLAFDSNEEDVFSPQSGTSIVETKQVKGGIEMSVNIQNELNGKNLDGNQVEGSRISDGNGIKPKGLRPKVRFSDKREEIIRQVSEEEESQAFDFQEENQLACHSPTRGESEGGKSPVGEIEFTNHKADLPPSPASSHSSEYEGVTPLDRRRVDSVHSETDSEEEDGEAGRGYTFEDEFDDEIGL, from the coding sequence ATGCCACTCCACAAATCATCTCGAGCACCTCGCCTAGACCCTACCATGATCTCAGCGCCTTTAGGTGACTTTCGCCACACCATGCACATTGGCAGAGGCGGGGATACCTTTGGGGACACCTCCTTCCTTTCCTCCTTAGGACCAAACTCTTCTGTTTCTGAGGAGGGAGATTCAGAGGTCATCCCAGCTGCAGATTCTGAGGTGGCAATCAACCACAGTGATCTTTATGCAGATGCACCAGGAAGTCCACAGAACAATCAGCTTCAGCACTCCGAATCAGTGTCTTCATTCACCCTGGACCTGGATTTGGACTTGGGCCCGTCTATGCTTGGGGATGTGTTAGGGGTGATGGATGGTCTGGCGTTTGACTCCAATGAGGAAGATGTGTTCAGTCCCCAAAGTGGTACCTCCATAGTGGAAACAAAACAAGTCAAAGGGGGTATTGAGATGTCTGTGAACATTCAAAATGAGCTGAATGGGAAGAACTTGGATGGAAACCAGGTGGAAGGCAGTAGGATATCAGATGGGAATGGAATCAAGCCCAAGGGGTTACGACCAAAAGTGAGATTCAGTGACAAGCGAGAGGAGATCATTCGCCAGGTATCTGAAGAGGAAGAGAGTCAAGCCTTTGACTTCCAGGAAGAGAATCAGCTGGCATGTCACAGTCCAACTAGAGGTGAGAGCGAGGGGGGAAAGAGCCCAGTAGGTGAAATCGAGTTCACCAACCACAAAGCAGATTTGCCTCCCAGTCCTGCTTCATCACATAGTTCAGAGTATGAAGGAGTCACTCCATTGGACAGGAGAAGGGTTGAcagtgtccactcagagactgattcagaggaggaggatggggaAGCAGGACGGGGCTACACATTTGAAGATGAGTTTGATGATGAAATCGGTTTATAG
- the zgc:174888 gene encoding uncharacterized protein zgc:174888 produces MSLSVLLLLSLLIVQCGGCDFGQMGVENIRATINSNPTGFRTVFPKDYYVVHHYTRSLLCESEPCCVFPAAVVLLDSWSVLLRNLWDEHVNHTLILDLKQTLEKIISKNRNALRFQEDTDLDQLSTLSSSPEELLKLTSELFTRWIEVGCSPSIESCQPPTLPPSVDRKDYGPSRARLLVTRAISDAEGNPDKIIDIVQPSSSGGPLSLSYFVSVWSPLLFRLYWWLLP; encoded by the exons ATGTCACTGTCAG TTCTACTGTTGCTATCACTTTTGATTGTCCAATGCGGTGGATGTGACTTTGGCCAGATGGGTGTGGAAAACATAAGGGCAACCATCAACTCTAATCCAACTGGATTT CGAACAGTATTTCCAAAAGATTACTATGTAGTGCACCATTATACCAGAAGCTTGCTCTGTGAATCTGAGCCG TGTTGTGTGTTCCCTGCTGCAGTGGTTCTTTTGGACTCCTGGAGTGTGCTTCTCAGAAACCTCTGGGATGAGCATGTAAATCACACCTTGATCCTCGATCTAAAGCAGACACTGGAAAAAATTATCAGCAAGAACAGAAATGCACTG AGGTTCCAAGAGGATACAGATCTTGATCAGCTCTCCACATTATCTTCCTCCCCAGAAGAACTTCTAAAATTAACATCAGAACTTTTTACGCGATGGATCGAGGTTGGGTGCTCACCTTCGATTGAAAGTTGCCAACCGCCTACATTGCCCCCCTCAGTTGATAGGAAGGACTACGGTCCATCAAGGGCCAGACTCTTGGTCACCCGAGCCATCAGTGATGCGGAAGGAAACCCTGACAAGATAATAGACATTGTACAGCCATCTTCCAGTGGAGGGCCTCTATCTCTATCTTATTTTGTCTCTGTCTGGAGCCCCTTGTTATTCAGACTTTACTGGTGGTTGCTGCCATAG